One window of the Amycolatopsis mediterranei genome contains the following:
- a CDS encoding helix-turn-helix domain-containing protein codes for MAREENVREIRDSKALAAIAHPLRHRLLDLLHLDGPATASLLAEKTGQAVGNISHHLKVLAASELIEEAPELARDRRERWWRRTSSAIKWGAQDFPDDPIAEAAEVLTLDHQHAVARQWLAQRETYSREWRGALFSIDGWTRLSVAELEELNDRIVTMLAGYRDRPPPDDGVERRPVFFAARASLGQP; via the coding sequence ATGGCGAGAGAAGAGAACGTCCGGGAGATCCGGGACTCGAAGGCGCTGGCCGCCATCGCGCACCCACTGCGCCATCGGTTGCTGGACCTGCTGCACCTCGACGGCCCGGCGACGGCGTCGCTGCTGGCGGAGAAGACGGGCCAGGCGGTGGGGAACATCAGCCACCACCTCAAGGTGCTGGCGGCCAGCGAGCTCATCGAAGAGGCGCCCGAACTCGCGCGCGACCGTCGTGAACGGTGGTGGCGGCGCACCTCCAGCGCGATCAAATGGGGCGCGCAGGACTTCCCCGACGACCCGATCGCCGAGGCGGCCGAAGTGCTGACCCTCGACCACCAGCACGCCGTGGCCCGCCAGTGGCTGGCTCAGCGCGAGACCTACTCCCGGGAGTGGCGCGGGGCGCTGTTCAGCATCGACGGCTGGACCCGGCTTTCCGTCGCCGAACTGGAGGAGCTGAACGACCGGATCGTCACCATGCTCGCCGGGTACCGCGATCGGCCCCCGCCGGATGACGGGGTCGAGCGCCGACCGGTCTTCTTCGCCGCACGAGCGTCGCTGGGGCAGCCGTGA
- a CDS encoding GlsB/YeaQ/YmgE family stress response membrane protein, giving the protein MGFVAWVIFGAIVGWAANLVVGGRERRRQGCLVSVLVGVVGAALGGLIYRLATGQAKTFDFDFPSFGVAILGAVVLLAILRLASGLARRPSDRW; this is encoded by the coding sequence ATGGGCTTCGTCGCATGGGTGATCTTCGGCGCGATCGTCGGCTGGGCCGCGAACCTGGTCGTCGGCGGCCGGGAACGGCGTCGGCAGGGTTGCCTGGTCAGCGTGCTCGTGGGGGTCGTCGGCGCGGCGCTGGGCGGCCTGATCTACCGGCTCGCGACCGGCCAGGCGAAGACCTTCGACTTCGACTTCCCCAGCTTCGGCGTGGCCATCCTCGGCGCGGTGGTGCTGCTGGCGATCCTGCGGCTCGCGAGCGGTCTGGCCCGCCGCCCGAGTGACCGTTGGTAA
- the glp gene encoding gephyrin-like molybdotransferase Glp — MISVDDYRDRVAALLGTAPATTLPLPAAAGLVLAEDVRAGVSLPPFDNSAMDGYAVRAADVGAAPVTLPVADDIPAGRVDVRPLEPGTTHRIMTGAPLPPGADAVVMVEDSDGGTETVTFSAAAREGAHIRHTGEDVVAGDVALHAGTVLRHSQLGLAAAVGLAEVRVHRPLRVLVASTGTELIDAPAPLRHGQIYESNSVMLAAAIRDLGCEVEVVRSVVDDVEEFRKVIEPKLAGADLLVTSGGVSAGAYEVVKDALTGQGVEFAKIAMQPGGPQGSGRWHGVPVVALPGNPVSVLVSFEAFLRPAILTALGHTDVSRRRVRARLTEEMSSPAGRRQYRRGVFTPSDREVTGVVGPRGGPGSHLLAAFTQANCLIVLPEDVTSAAIGEEVDVLLL; from the coding sequence GTGATCTCCGTCGACGACTACCGCGACCGCGTCGCCGCGCTCCTCGGCACGGCCCCCGCGACCACGCTGCCCCTCCCCGCCGCGGCCGGCCTCGTCCTGGCCGAGGACGTGCGCGCCGGCGTCTCATTGCCGCCCTTCGACAACTCCGCGATGGACGGCTACGCGGTCCGCGCCGCCGATGTCGGAGCGGCTCCGGTGACCCTGCCGGTCGCCGACGACATCCCCGCGGGCCGGGTCGACGTCCGGCCGCTCGAGCCGGGCACCACGCACCGGATCATGACCGGGGCGCCGCTGCCGCCCGGCGCGGACGCCGTCGTGATGGTCGAGGATTCCGACGGCGGCACGGAAACGGTGACGTTCTCGGCAGCCGCCCGCGAAGGCGCGCACATCCGGCACACCGGCGAGGACGTCGTCGCCGGCGACGTCGCCCTGCACGCGGGAACCGTGCTGCGCCACTCCCAGCTGGGCCTCGCGGCCGCGGTCGGCCTCGCCGAGGTGCGGGTGCACCGGCCGTTGCGGGTGCTGGTGGCCTCGACCGGCACCGAGCTGATCGACGCGCCCGCCCCGCTGCGCCACGGCCAGATCTACGAGTCCAACAGCGTGATGCTCGCCGCGGCGATCCGCGACCTCGGCTGCGAGGTCGAGGTCGTCCGCAGCGTCGTCGACGACGTCGAGGAGTTCCGGAAGGTCATCGAGCCGAAGCTGGCCGGCGCCGACCTGCTGGTCACCTCCGGTGGCGTCAGCGCGGGCGCGTACGAAGTGGTGAAGGACGCACTGACCGGCCAGGGCGTCGAGTTCGCGAAGATCGCGATGCAGCCCGGCGGGCCGCAGGGCAGCGGGCGCTGGCACGGCGTGCCCGTGGTGGCGCTGCCCGGCAACCCGGTCAGCGTGCTGGTGTCGTTCGAGGCGTTCCTGCGCCCGGCGATCCTGACGGCGCTGGGCCACACCGACGTCTCCCGCCGCCGGGTGCGCGCGCGGCTGACCGAGGAGATGTCCTCGCCCGCCGGGCGCCGCCAGTACCGCCGGGGCGTGTTCACCCCGTCCGATCGGGAGGTCACCGGGGTCGTCGGGCCGCGCGGCGGGCCGGGCTCGCACCTGCTGGCCGCGTTCACCCAGGCCAACTGCCTGATCGTGCTCCCGGAAGACGTCACGTCGGCAGCGATTGGGGAAGAGGTGGACGTCCTGCTGCTCTGA
- a CDS encoding phosphatidylserine decarboxylase — protein MSGTRPEPAGNPVAHALQLARETVPPMHPAGRPFVAGGVAVTLLARRFSKRLGLVGALATVATAAFFREPKRVPPPRDGVALASADGLVSLIEEAVPPAELGLPAEPRMRVSVFLSVFDVHVQRVPANGVIERVAYRPGKFLSADLDKASDDNERNSVLMRTEDGHELVVVQIAGLVARRILCEIREGDKVDAASTYGIIRFGSRVDLYLPPGSTVLVSKGQRTIGGETVIAELPAAPAKG, from the coding sequence ATGAGCGGCACCCGGCCGGAGCCCGCCGGCAACCCCGTCGCGCACGCCCTCCAGCTCGCCCGTGAAACCGTGCCGCCGATGCACCCCGCCGGCCGCCCGTTCGTGGCTGGCGGCGTCGCCGTGACGCTGCTCGCCCGGCGGTTCTCCAAGCGCCTCGGGCTCGTCGGCGCGCTGGCGACCGTGGCGACGGCCGCGTTCTTCCGCGAGCCGAAGCGCGTCCCGCCGCCGCGTGACGGCGTCGCGCTCGCCTCGGCCGACGGTCTCGTGTCGCTGATCGAGGAAGCCGTCCCGCCCGCCGAGCTCGGCCTGCCCGCCGAGCCGCGGATGCGCGTCTCGGTGTTCCTCTCGGTGTTCGACGTGCACGTCCAGCGCGTGCCGGCCAACGGCGTGATCGAGCGGGTCGCCTACCGGCCGGGCAAGTTCCTGTCCGCGGACCTGGACAAGGCGAGCGACGACAACGAACGCAACTCCGTGCTCATGCGCACCGAAGACGGCCACGAGCTCGTCGTCGTGCAGATCGCCGGCCTGGTGGCGCGCCGCATCCTCTGCGAGATCCGCGAGGGCGACAAGGTCGACGCCGCTTCGACGTACGGCATCATCCGGTTCGGCTCGCGGGTCGACCTCTACCTTCCGCCGGGCTCGACGGTGCTGGTCAGCAAGGGCCAGCGCACGATCGGCGGCGAGACGGTCATCGCCGAACTCCCTGCCGCGCCTGCGAAAGGCTGA
- a CDS encoding MFS transporter yields the protein MKGLWGNRDFRLLWTGETTSMLGSMVASTALPLVAVVTLQASTFQVALLTAAAWLPWLVIGLPAGAWVDRLAKRPIMLICNTVSMLVFGSVPLAAAFGALSMPFLLAAALLGGIAKVFFTLAYRAYVPALVGAGELLEANAKLQGSESATEVAGPGLAGLLAQAFGPVSGILADAISFGVSVGFVRAIRTRETVVPAERTPLRGQIAEGLRFVVNDRYLRTLTVFGAVSNIALTGYGSIQIVFLSRTLGAPPGLVGLVLAVAATGGVLGAALVGRLGSRLGTARAFLVCEAFVAPMGLLGPLSRPGWGLVLYVLALFGVCTGLIASNILTTTFRQQYCPPELFGRINSSAAIVNYGTIPLAGVLGGALGEAIGVRETLWVMAGVLLAALVLLAPLAKLRDFPVRAAGRPPLPQSLPT from the coding sequence GTGAAGGGGCTCTGGGGGAACAGGGACTTCCGGCTGCTCTGGACCGGCGAGACCACGAGCATGCTCGGCAGCATGGTCGCGAGCACGGCGTTGCCGCTGGTCGCGGTGGTCACGTTGCAGGCGAGCACCTTCCAGGTCGCGTTGCTGACGGCGGCGGCCTGGCTGCCGTGGCTGGTGATCGGACTACCCGCCGGCGCCTGGGTTGACCGGCTGGCGAAGCGCCCGATCATGCTGATCTGCAACACGGTGTCGATGCTGGTGTTCGGCAGCGTCCCGCTCGCGGCCGCCTTCGGCGCGCTGTCCATGCCGTTCCTGCTGGCGGCCGCGCTGCTCGGCGGCATCGCGAAGGTGTTCTTCACCCTCGCCTACCGCGCGTACGTACCGGCACTGGTCGGCGCGGGCGAACTCCTCGAAGCCAACGCCAAGCTGCAGGGCAGCGAGTCTGCGACGGAGGTCGCCGGACCGGGTCTGGCCGGCCTGCTGGCCCAGGCGTTCGGGCCGGTCAGCGGCATCCTGGCCGATGCGATCAGCTTTGGCGTCTCTGTCGGGTTCGTGCGGGCGATCCGGACGCGCGAGACCGTGGTCCCGGCCGAACGCACGCCGTTGCGCGGCCAGATCGCCGAAGGGCTGCGGTTCGTGGTGAACGACCGCTACCTGAGGACGCTGACGGTGTTCGGCGCCGTCTCGAACATCGCGCTGACCGGGTACGGCTCCATCCAGATCGTCTTCCTCTCCCGCACGCTCGGCGCCCCGCCCGGCCTGGTCGGCCTGGTCCTGGCGGTGGCCGCCACCGGCGGCGTGCTCGGCGCGGCCCTGGTCGGGCGGCTCGGCAGCCGCCTCGGCACCGCCCGCGCGTTCCTGGTGTGCGAGGCGTTCGTCGCGCCGATGGGGCTGCTCGGGCCGCTGAGCCGGCCGGGCTGGGGCCTGGTGCTCTACGTGCTCGCGCTGTTCGGCGTCTGCACCGGGCTCATCGCCTCGAACATCCTGACCACAACGTTCCGGCAGCAGTACTGCCCACCCGAGCTGTTCGGCCGGATCAACTCCAGCGCGGCGATCGTCAACTACGGCACGATCCCGCTGGCCGGTGTCCTCGGCGGCGCGCTGGGCGAGGCGATCGGCGTCCGCGAGACGCTCTGGGTGATGGCCGGCGTGCTGCTCGCCGCGCTGGTGCTGCTGGCCCCGCTGGCGAAGCTGCGGGACTTCCCGGTCAGAGCAGCAGGACGTCCACCTCTTCCCCAATCGCTGCCGACGTGA